A segment of the uncultured Desulfobulbus sp. genome:
GAATGCATCGGGACTTGGCTGTGGTGAAGGCAGTAGAGGCAGCTGTACGGAATCGGGGGACGGGGTCCGTATCAAAACGGGGAACAGTGACGATTCCGGCTACGGCAATGTTTTCTCAAACAATGTGTTACACAAAATCGCCTATAACGGGGTGGATGTTTTTGGACACTCAAACACTCTGAGCGCAAACATCATCACACAGGCCTGCTACACAAAAGGCGATTGCGGCGGGGTTCGCACCTACGGCAGCGGCAGTCTCTCCACAACCCCGGTTTACGATCTAATCCTGGAGCATAACTTCATTACCGATACAATCGGTAACACTGATGGTGCCCTTACGACCTATGATCCCCTTTTCGGCATGGGACTGTATATCGATCATTATTCACGGGATGTTATCGCGACCAACAACACCATCATCAACGCCACCTTTCACGGCATTCTCTACCAGAATTCCACCGGCAGCATTCGGGAGAATACACTCTACAACAATGCATCCGGAACCATGTACGCCGGGCAGGTCTATTTCAGCGGGAGCGACACGCTAATAAGCGATCTTGAGGGAAATGTTCTCTACGGACTGCAGGAGAATGCATGGACCATGGGGATGAGCAGCCAATCTCAGCTGGCTGCTTCAGAGAACAACGTTTTCTTTAACCCCTATCAGGCCAACCATATCTATGCCGGATCCGTCATGACCTTTGCCGGGTGGCAAAACATGAGTGGCATGGATGCACAATCGTCCACGAATTGTGGTTTAGCCTCAGCAGTGACCAATCACCTCGTTCGGTGGTCATGACCAATACAACAGCCGCAAGCCAACCAGCTGCCCTGGGCATACGAGACTATCTTGACCTGAAGCAACATCCCGTTTCCAGGCCCTTTGTGCTGGCACCGTTTTCCAGTGCGGTGTTGATTGATAAGGGAGGAAGGATATCTCTTGAGCCTATCCTTTTTTTACTTGAGAATGAGTAAGAAAATTTGCACAGAACCTCAGCTACCAATGGGAACAGCGAGATCCCTCAGATGCCACGGCATGGCATCGATGTTGCGGCCACAGCGAAGGTATCATGTATCCTCCGGAAAGTATCTCGAACAGAGAGAGATCTCGTTGCTTTCAAGGTGAGCATTGGGAGTAATCACAGAAAATTGTGAGCATAACGCTGAAATTGGGTAGGTAAGCGCAAACTCCGAAAAAAATCATTTCTGGATAGGCACGAGTTAGCCCATCATCTTCTCAATCCGCTGCTCAATATCACCGCGCGGTGCCGCTCCCACCAGCTGATCGACCACCTCACCGTTTTTCATGAAAAGTAACGTGGGAACACCACGAATCTGAAAACGAGCTGCCGTCATCTGTTGGCTGGAGGTGTCCATTTTAAAGACCAGCAATTTGCCGGTGTACTCCTGAGCAAGGGCCTCGATGGTCGGTGCTATCATCTGACAAGGGCCGCAGGTCGGCGAATAAAAATCAAGCAATACAGGCAACTTTGACTGCTCCACCAGCGCATTAAAGCCACCATCGGTGAGGCTGTTCACCTTACCGGAAACAGGTGCCCCATCAAGGGATGTTCCGCATTTACCACACTTGGGGATCAGGTGCTGTTTATCTTCAGGAATCCGGTTCTTTGCCCCGCACTGGGGACAGACAATCACTGTATTCATAGTCACCTCACAGCATATTCATTGGATGAATGGTGAACTTTTCATGCGTGTCAATACATGATGTTTGCTTTCAAAATTCTGTAGGTATTATAAGAAGCCGCTTACCATTTGACTAGTCTTTGCCTCTTGTTTTTGTTTGGAAAAACCATGATTTTCACCCAAAAATCATAGGGATTTCATGAGGTAAAACCAAACTTTCAAGACAAGTGCTAATCCATGCTTATTGTGTGGAAAAGGGAAAAGGATGACTTTAATCCGTTGTTACTTTCCCAATACACACATGAGGTACATTTATGGATAAATTGAATAAGCATGCTCTCCTATATACATATACCTGGCATCACTACCCTGAAAATGACCCCAAAGTGTCAGGTCCTCCAGACACAACCCTCTTCAATAAACATGAGGGTGAAGAGGTTTTGTACCTGATTGATTACCTCAGCGAACACATCGCCTGGAGCGTGGAAGAATTTGCCTCCAAGGTGGAAAGACTCATACATGATCACATGCCTGAACACGAGATGAGCCAGGTAGAGGTGGTGGCGTGGATTAAGGAAAATTGGAAACTCCCTCTCGCCGCAGCTGCCTGACAGAAATGTGATTTCTATAAAAGCCCCCCCACTCTACGGTTAAAAGTCGCAAGTGTTGGCGGGCGCCCTTCACTTCTGCCAGCCATCACTTCCTGGAAGTATGGTAGGTTGGAGGTGAGGAACGAACCCCAACATCAAAAACAAAAAAAGGGTGGCACCTCAGTTAGATAGAGGCTCCACCCTTTTCAATGTGCACGCCAGACGGTGGACCCGTCATAGGAGTCACAAATTCAGTTTTCTACAGCAATGAGCGATACGCCAAGCTCCTTTTCAATCTCCTGAACTTTTTTCAATTCAGCATCTGTGAGCAAGGTGGTATTGACATTATGGCATTTGTAGGCAAGGAAGGTCTTGCCAAGATCTTTTTCCAGGGCGCTGATTTTGTCCAAAACAGGCTTGTCGACATTGTTTGCGAGTGAACACAGCATAATGGTACTCCTTTTCAGTAAAATTCTTCAACCAGGGGCATGGTTAAAGAATATACCCTGAAAACGTTTGTATCAATGGGAGTAGTTTAACGGGTTAATGACGGGAAAAAACCGTCGCCAAGTACTGCTTTTCCTCCCTTGGAGAGAACAACGACACCTCGAAAAGTTTCAATCCTGCATACTTGCAAGGAAGGTCTGCAGATTGGTTCCGGTTTTATTGAGGCCCAGTTTACGTCGAAGGTTCCTGCGATGAAAATTGATGGTGGTAATGCTTAAGTGCATGCGATCGGCAATGTCCTGGCTGGTCTTCCCCTCTCGAATAAGAGCGGCGACCTCAATCTCCTGGGGCGTCAGCTCCGAGGCGATAGCTGCCATACGTTGCAGAAATGGCTTGGTTAGCTCCGCAAGCCGTGTCTGCAGGGTTATCAGTAAATCTCGGGACAGTGGCGAGACATCCTGCGCTGCAAGCTGCTCAACGACCGGGACAATCAGCTGGCGTACATTAGCCAGCACCTTGCGCTCCATATCCTGCTGATCCGCCTCCCGTTGTTTTAGCAGTACTTTTAATGCGGTATTTGCCTCTTCGAGCTTTCCTTTCTCTGCCTGCAGCGCCTGAGCATAGAGTCGTCCCTCTTCTTCCGCAAGTTTCAGCCGGGTAATATTTTCATGGCTGACGACCACCCGCACCGGGTCCGTATCCACGGCCCGCGTCACCTTCATGGAAAACCAGCGCTGTTCCTGGGGTGAGTGGCAGGGGTAATCTAAAATGAACTCCTCAATATCACCTGCAATAACAGCTCGAATCCCTTGGGCCACCTCACTTGATTCACCTGCGGTATCCTCACTGGATTTTTCACAGATCTCTAAATAATTGATTTTGAGCTGCTCTGGCCGCACGCGGAGCTCATTCTGATGGGCAAAATTTCGCCAGGCGTTATTGGTCTCTAAAATAAAACCATCGCTATCGAGAATAGCCACATGGGCGGAAATCGAGTTTAAAATCGTATGGGCAAAGTGATACCCATCGTCAAGAGTCTGTCCTTCATGAGAGGTCATTTTGTGCATCCACCTTGAAGAGCGTATTTGGTGAACAGATATCATCCAATGGAGAGTGGCGGGCAACTGATTTTGCCAGTTGATGGCAGAGATCATGCGCTTCATTGCCAGCATGCCCCTTAACCCATTTAAATTCGATACACTTATTCTTAATCAGTGCAGAAGCCTGCTGCCAGTAGGGTGCATAGCATACCTCCCGTCCATAAGCGGTTTGCCAGTTATTGTGCCGCCAGAAATGAACCCACTGGACCAGACCGCGAATAACATAGCGGCTGTCCGTGTGCACCTGAATACAGTCTTCAGCCATCAGGCGGCGCAGCCCTTCAATAAGCCCCCTCAGCTCCATCAAATTACTGGAACTTCCCGGTACAGAACAGGCGTAGAACTCTCGCCCTCCTTCCCTGTTCTCAACAAACCCTGCAAATCCGGATTGTAAGGTTTCATGATTTGCCGAGCCATCAGCGAAGAGTTTCGGAGTGTCATCAAAGCCGGTTGCACTAAGACGGATTGAACACCTTCCCTCGCGCTGATCCAATCGAATGTACTGAGAAAAATGTACATTTTTGAGAAAAAAGAAATCTTCAAGAAAAACACAGTTGATACGCTGGCCAAGGTGCAGTTTTCCGTCAAGAGCCGAACGAAGTATTTTCTGGAGTTGATACCAATTTTTGCTGATCCCCTGGCCAAGAGAATTCTCCAGACGCAAAGAAACCGCACCATTCAAGCGAGAGTACTCAAGCTGATTTTCCTCATCCCCCTGCCTAACCGTACAGCTCAGCCGTTCATCGTTAATCGTATCAACCTGAAGGGTAAAAACAAATGGTTTCATCAAGCAAAAAATTCAACCGAGACATTACCGGTCAAGAGTTTCCATTGAGCAAGACTGATCCACAAAGCAGTTGATTGCCCCCATCATAAATGCATAGTCTGGGTTAAATGTGCCCCGTCGAAAATATTTTTGGTCAAGCTTGCCCCTGCTCTCAAGCAGTTGTTTGTTTTCACCATACACCGCAGCAGCATTATCCTGCTGGCACTGTTTAAAGTCTACTTGGGTTGTATCGGAATCATATTCCTTACAGTGATGGTAGTTACCGTGTACCCCATAATGTCGATCAAGGGGAGAAACCGGCAGAGCGGTATGGGCCATATTCACGGTTTTATATTCCGGAGCAAAATTCCGAGGCTCTCGTTTAATGATATCTTCACAGACAAGCTCGGGATTCCCTTGAACCTCCTTGTTCTTTGCTGGATCAATGGATGTATACCAGATCAGCTTTTTTCTCTGTAATGCCTCGGCTGAACAGAAAAATTCTCTGGCAGCCTTGGCATCTATGGTCGTATCATCTGCGCTGACCGCCATCAACATAGGGACATTAGGAATATAGTCTGTCTCATCCATGTGCTCAGTCAGGAGGTAAAACTCAGCCCCGGCATTCAATGAAAACGATTCATAGCGGGCGGCATCCCTCTCGGGGAAAATACTTGACCAGTTCTTCACGTGACGAAGCCAGGGTGTCAAAAAGGCTAGCTTGGTGTTTGCTTTGATAGCTGTCGACAAAAGTACCACTCCGGCAACACCATCCGTCCTGTTGTGCGTATCAGCAGGGTGCCTTTTCAAATAATCAAGTATGAGCGAGGTTCCCGTGGAAAAACCGATCAGATAGAGCTCGGTCCTCCCCTTCTCTTCCTGAAAACTTTCGATTCCATAGTCGATGATCCCCTGCCACTGGCTATATTGCATCTCAAGCGTATCGCCGACCACGGTCCCGTGTCCGGGCAGCAAGACTGCTCGTATCAACGCACAGGGATAGGCTGCCTGCAACGAGTCAGCAATACTTTTCATCAGATAGGGCGAATCAGTCAATCCATGGATTAACAGAAAGCCTCTGTGGCTCTGCGCTGCATTGCTTTGACACTGTTGCTGGTCAGAGGGAAAACGTTGAAAGGGCGAGCGCATGGCTGCGGCCTGAGCGGTGGATTCGCCTTTTAGATAAGCTCCTTCCCCCCGGACCGTTCTGAGCACCTCTTCGATCTTACGTTGACTTCTGTTAACGTAGGTCGAAAAGTCAGTTCCTTTGGGAGGAACATCAGTGGCCTTGCCTGTGGGCTCAAGATATTTTGGGGAGTTGCCGCAGGCGGAAAGCAACAAGAGGGTACCCACAAACAGAACAATGGGCATAATCATCCTTGGAAACATCATCGTCACTCCCTCATTCGTTTAGGAACAAAATATTTTTATGTAAAAAAGCAGAGGAACTCTCATGATATACGAAGTGTTTTTCTATGTCATGCCAGGCTGAGAATGACATTGAAGCGAACTCCTCCGTGCTCAATGGAGTTTGATATGGTATGTAAGCGCCCTTTCGGTGCACTCCCCCCGAAATCCATCCAGCACCACTCAGGGCAGGATGGACACTGAACGATCTATTATCCCTTCATTGAAAGGACATTTATTTATTCAAACGATCGCAAGGTCATATCTAGCTCGCAGGAGAAAAAGAGATTTGAAAAACACACAGCAACCAGAACAACGGATTGCGTCCCCTCGGCTTCTTTGTGCCGACTGTGGTTCTCCTTATTTATTACAGAATCGACGATCGAGTATCTGCTCGAAATGTGAAACCAAAATGCAGGCATCTGGGGACAAATGGAAAAGGGCAATATCAGCGACGCTGAGCGGGCATTTAACAAGGTAACTTTCTAAGAGACGAATATTTTTTAAATTTTGGTGATTACCTTCAATGCTCAGCTTGTAAAAATGAGATCTCTCCCGCTGGTCGAGATGACTGCGGGGAGGTGCAAAACCCCCTCGCTGTGGCCACAACACCAATGGCATCCCGAACGCATGTGAAAAATCTCTTTGTTTTGTATACACCAGATGAAATTCAGCGCTAATCATAATTTTTTTAATGATCGAGGAGAAGGGGTGCCCCCTGACATCGCAGCAACCAAAGATTGGGGAAACTGAACCATCTCCGAATACCAAAAGTGCCTAGCTATCCTTGCTAATTTAGCGTTAAAGAAAAGGTAATTGGCCAGTATGAAACTGGCCATCTAAGGTGGTTGACGTTTGATTATTTAAGTTCGGGTCTAGAGAGCTGATTATTGCACTGGAGGGTGAGGTAAACCTAGGGGCACCCCAGTCCCCCCGTGGGGGCCTGAAGAACGTCCCCACCTCTTTCATTCTGCTCTCTCAACAGGCCGCTGCGCATCTACCTGGATAAACCTAGGCAGCTTCATGCCCTCCTGCACATTCTCTTTTCGCCACTTATAATCATCCACAAACTTCATTTTAACGCCACTCACCATTCTTTGCAGAGCCAAGTGCTTTTCGGACAAGGTCTGCAAAGGAACCACTATCAAGGTTGTTCCCGGAGGTAAGCTGCGCGCTGTAACAACGGCGGCTACCTTTGATACCGGGCAATCATCCGAAACAAAGGTGACCACCTTTTTGCCAGATAGTTCCTGCAATGCTGCTTGATTGCCGTTACGATCTCTCAATGTTAGGCTGGGCGGAAAAGCAGGTATAGGTCTTTCATCTCCTGGGCAATAGGCAACATCACTGAAGTTCTCCATGATCTTGTAGGCAAGGGTCACCATGCTCCTGTCGTAATAGAGGGAGACACAGTAATTCAGTATCTCACCCTGTGGGATATGAGGCTTAAGGATCTCAAACCAACTTTGTACGCCGTCCATGATGGCTTTCTGATATCGCATCCGGATGTCGGTAGCCGGTGCACCAGGGGCATGGTAATCGACATACTCGTGCATCATAAAGTATTGGGCAATCAATCGCCTGATCATATCGGAGCGCGAAAGGTCATGATAATGCGAACGGACAAAAGCATGAACCTTTTCCTTCATGGTCTGTAACTCATCCACTGTGTGAATGGTTCCCGTTGATGAAAGCAGTTGCTTGGCCTCTATCATCAGATCAGCAAAATCGTGCTGTTTTTTCCCTGGGGACCCGCCTGTCAGAAGCGTATAGAAGTAGACATTCTCCGGACTCCAGGTAAAAGTAGGCTTCGTCGCAGGGTCTTGTATGTTCAAGGCAAAAGGCTGCTCTCCGAGAATGAGCGGATATTGTTGCCCGTTTTCAAAAACCAGGAGTGCCAACCCCTCATAGGATGTATCAACCAGGGCAGTTCTGTAAGTAGTCAACATACCCTCAAAGATAGTCTGTTGATCCAGCCCGGAATACCCTATAACCACAACCTTCATGGGAGTTGAGGCATGGATTGTGAACTCTGCCCGGCAAGGATAAGTGCTAGCAGCAACAATGACAAGAAACGAGATCACGGAGAGGATGATTTTATTTCGCATTACAAAAATTTCATAAGTGGACATGCTCAGGATACGTACCACCTGGTATGAAGAAGGGTATACATTTGCCCTCTGGGAACCGGCAAGCCTCCGAATTATCCAGGAGAGCTATCCGTTGTTCCAAGAGCAACTGGAACTCTTCATCAGCAGTTACTGCACGCATGTCAAAGAACATGGCGGGCTGAAAGAGGCAGTACGCTCAGTATACCAGATGGTGCAGCAATTACCCTATATAGCCAGTTTCGACATTCGGCACTATTACCAATCCATTGACCATAAGGTTTGCCTGAATTTACTGAAATCTGCGGGTATTCCTGCTGATTTTCACGAACTGGTTCAGGATTTTTTAGCTCTGCCGGATAAAGAGAGGAAAGGCACTGGAATGGTGGCTGGCTGTACTCTCTCACGGGTGCATCCGATACTTATGGCAAATTGCTCTCGTTACACTTCATGTAGCGCTCAGTAAGGAAAAGTAGCCCCGATATATGGCGAAAAGAGTCAAATATATCAAAGTGGCTCAATCCTTGAGACAACGGACACTGAAGCCGTGAGCGCGGGGTTGCTGGGCCATACCGCTATCAAATTATTTGACGGGAGTCAAAAAATGCCATCAAACATTGATTAAAGTCTGAACTTGTCCAAATGTCGCGCTGCTACACTTCGACACCTACCCCCCGCAACTATTTGTCTCGGGTGCCTAACACACATATTTTTAATTTCGATTTAAACGAACCAGCTTCATCATTACTCGACCAAGTCGCTACTTCCTCTTCAAATTCCACTCTGGTGGGTAACCTAAAACCGACGGGACAGGGATTGTTGGCACCGGATAAACCTTGCCACAAATCATCGTTTTGTGGTGACCTCCAATCTAAATTATTACTTGATGAAATTATGGATTGTCCATGGCCAGGATCATCTGAAGTACTCAGTGTAGTGGTTGTCTCGCTGTCACGTTTCTCATGACCATCCGTGCCACGTCCCCACTGGTAAAGGTCGCCGTAGGCTGCTTCATCATCATAACTTTGTGCAACACGGGAAGTTCCAAGATTTCGGTCCATCCACACCTGGCCGGTTATCGAGGTAACGGTTCCATCACCATTCGATTCATCGCCTTCCTCAGTGTCCTCTTCGTCGGGTTCATCATCTACTGTGGATTCCTGGAGCAACAATGTGATCACCGGTTGAAAAACGGCAGCACTCTCAGGAATGATAGGCGAATCAGGATCTTCTTCAACGTCCGGCGTAAAATTCATCCAGGTCAAGGCCCTTGTTCGCGCACTCCCA
Coding sequences within it:
- a CDS encoding LuxR C-terminal-related transcriptional regulator — encoded protein: MTSHEGQTLDDGYHFAHTILNSISAHVAILDSDGFILETNNAWRNFAHQNELRVRPEQLKINYLEICEKSSEDTAGESSEVAQGIRAVIAGDIEEFILDYPCHSPQEQRWFSMKVTRAVDTDPVRVVVSHENITRLKLAEEEGRLYAQALQAEKGKLEEANTALKVLLKQREADQQDMERKVLANVRQLIVPVVEQLAAQDVSPLSRDLLITLQTRLAELTKPFLQRMAAIASELTPQEIEVAALIREGKTSQDIADRMHLSITTINFHRRNLRRKLGLNKTGTNLQTFLASMQD
- a CDS encoding ribonuclease H, with amino-acid sequence MKPFVFTLQVDTINDERLSCTVRQGDEENQLEYSRLNGAVSLRLENSLGQGISKNWYQLQKILRSALDGKLHLGQRINCVFLEDFFFLKNVHFSQYIRLDQREGRCSIRLSATGFDDTPKLFADGSANHETLQSGFAGFVENREGGREFYACSVPGSSSNLMELRGLIEGLRRLMAEDCIQVHTDSRYVIRGLVQWVHFWRHNNWQTAYGREVCYAPYWQQASALIKNKCIEFKWVKGHAGNEAHDLCHQLAKSVARHSPLDDICSPNTLFKVDAQNDLS
- the trxA gene encoding thioredoxin; the protein is MNTVIVCPQCGAKNRIPEDKQHLIPKCGKCGTSLDGAPVSGKVNSLTDGGFNALVEQSKLPVLLDFYSPTCGPCQMIAPTIEALAQEYTGKLLVFKMDTSSQQMTAARFQIRGVPTLLFMKNGEVVDQLVGAAPRGDIEQRIEKMMG
- a CDS encoding alpha/beta fold hydrolase, with product MPIVLFVGTLLLLSACGNSPKYLEPTGKATDVPPKGTDFSTYVNRSQRKIEEVLRTVRGEGAYLKGESTAQAAAMRSPFQRFPSDQQQCQSNAAQSHRGFLLIHGLTDSPYLMKSIADSLQAAYPCALIRAVLLPGHGTVVGDTLEMQYSQWQGIIDYGIESFQEEKGRTELYLIGFSTGTSLILDYLKRHPADTHNRTDGVAGVVLLSTAIKANTKLAFLTPWLRHVKNWSSIFPERDAARYESFSLNAGAEFYLLTEHMDETDYIPNVPMLMAVSADDTTIDAKAAREFFCSAEALQRKKLIWYTSIDPAKNKEVQGNPELVCEDIIKREPRNFAPEYKTVNMAHTALPVSPLDRHYGVHGNYHHCKEYDSDTTQVDFKQCQQDNAAAVYGENKQLLESRGKLDQKYFRRGTFNPDYAFMMGAINCFVDQSCSMETLDR